One Oryzomonas sagensis DNA segment encodes these proteins:
- a CDS encoding rhomboid family intramembrane serine protease produces MEHTGEIRESYEEEWSEVTPGPVASSAIMPPATGRVQLWALVLDARSVPCRLERSGGGLCLLVPVSHLERAREELRLFEEKNRDWPPAAPPARPLAENTLATLSILVLLATFHNLTQLEGMLLTFSQPDWAALGTAQAAEIRGGQWWRLVTALTLHADSLHLVSNLAIGGIFVLFLCRELGSGLAWSLLLGAGVLGNLANAYVQAPGHSSVGASTAVFGAVGILAALSLVRYRQQLQRRWPLPVASALALLALLGTEGKNTDLGAHLFGFLFGTCLGLLTEYLLGRYGRPGRLMNVLLALLSAVVVIAAWWAALAFGE; encoded by the coding sequence ATGGAGCACACGGGCGAAATACGCGAGTCATACGAGGAAGAATGGTCGGAGGTCACTCCCGGGCCGGTCGCGTCGTCGGCGATCATGCCTCCTGCCACGGGGCGGGTCCAGCTCTGGGCGCTGGTCCTGGATGCCCGCTCCGTGCCGTGCCGTCTCGAACGCAGCGGGGGCGGCTTATGCCTGTTGGTGCCGGTCAGCCATCTGGAGCGGGCCCGGGAAGAGCTGCGCCTCTTTGAGGAGAAAAACCGCGACTGGCCACCGGCGGCCCCTCCCGCCCGCCCCCTGGCCGAAAATACCCTGGCCACCCTCTCCATTCTGGTGCTCCTGGCAACCTTCCACAACCTGACTCAGCTTGAAGGCATGCTGCTCACCTTTTCCCAACCGGACTGGGCTGCGCTCGGCACTGCCCAGGCCGCCGAGATCAGGGGGGGGCAGTGGTGGCGGCTCGTGACCGCCCTGACGCTGCACGCCGACAGCCTGCACCTGGTCAGCAACCTGGCCATCGGCGGCATCTTTGTCCTCTTCCTCTGTCGTGAACTCGGCTCCGGCCTGGCCTGGAGCCTGCTCCTGGGGGCCGGCGTTCTCGGTAACCTTGCCAATGCCTACGTTCAGGCACCCGGCCATAGTTCGGTGGGGGCCTCCACCGCGGTATTCGGCGCTGTGGGCATTCTGGCGGCGCTCAGCCTGGTGCGGTACCGGCAGCAGTTGCAACGGCGCTGGCCGCTCCCCGTGGCGTCGGCCCTGGCCCTGTTGGCCCTGCTCGGCACAGAGGGGAAAAACACCGATCTGGGGGCGCACCTGTTCGGTTTTCTGTTCGGGACCTGTCTCGGCCTGCTGACGGAATATCTGCTGGGAAGGTACGGCCGCCCCGGCCGCCTGATGAACGTCCTGCTGGCGCTGCTCAGCGCTGTCGTGGTCATTGCCGCCTGGTGGGCGGCGCTGGCGTTCGGGGAGTAA
- a CDS encoding MTH1187 family thiamine-binding protein — protein MNVIVDLCIIPIGVGVSLSPYVAACEKVISQAGLKGVLHANGTNIEGEWDAVFAAVKRCHEVVHGMGAPRISTTMRVGTRTDRIQTMEDKVKSVQGKLGGAVEGV, from the coding sequence ATGAACGTGATTGTGGATCTGTGTATCATACCGATCGGCGTGGGCGTATCGTTATCGCCGTATGTGGCGGCCTGTGAGAAGGTCATTTCCCAGGCGGGCTTGAAGGGGGTGCTGCATGCGAACGGGACGAATATCGAAGGCGAGTGGGATGCGGTGTTCGCGGCGGTCAAACGGTGCCACGAGGTCGTGCATGGCATGGGCGCCCCCCGGATCTCCACGACCATGAGGGTCGGGACGCGCACGGATCGTATCCAGACCATGGAAGACAAGGTGAAGAGTGTGCAGGGTAAGCTGGGAGGAGCGGTTGAAGGTGTCTGA
- a CDS encoding shikimate kinase has product MSDRRGDAANIVLIGMPGAGKSTVGVILAKLASLGFIDTDVLIQSCERRSLQSIIDSQGYLALREIEERILLGLECRGHVIATGGSAVYSRPAMAHLAENGVVVFLDVDLATLESRALDLGRRGIAKHPDQSFAELFEERRRLYLACADVVIDCRGLGHDLVCTEILGTLHVAG; this is encoded by the coding sequence GTGTCTGACCGGCGGGGCGATGCCGCCAATATCGTGCTGATCGGCATGCCGGGGGCGGGCAAAAGCACGGTCGGCGTGATCCTCGCCAAGCTGGCCTCGCTGGGTTTCATCGACACCGACGTCCTTATCCAGAGTTGCGAGCGCCGCTCACTCCAGAGCATCATCGACTCCCAGGGGTATCTGGCCCTGCGGGAGATCGAGGAACGCATCCTGCTCGGCCTGGAGTGCCGGGGGCACGTCATCGCCACGGGCGGGAGCGCGGTCTATAGCCGGCCCGCCATGGCGCACCTGGCCGAGAACGGGGTTGTCGTTTTCCTGGATGTTGACCTGGCTACCCTGGAGTCGCGGGCTCTGGACCTGGGGAGGCGAGGGATCGCGAAACACCCGGATCAGAGCTTTGCCGAACTCTTCGAAGAACGCCGCAGGCTCTACCTGGCGTGCGCCGATGTGGTGATCGACTGCCGCGGGCTTGGGCACGACCTGGTCTGCACCGAGATCCTCGGCACGCTGCACGTGGCGGGCTAG
- the def gene encoding peptide deformylase yields the protein MPILRQIAQLGQPVLRQETACVGNPADPLIQTLIDDMLATMAEANGVGIAAPQVFEPLRLFIVASHPNPRYPQAPVMAPTAMLNPEILWRSDEIEQGWEGCLSVPGIRGLVPRSLRIGVRYLSRGGGVCEEELSGFIARVFQHEHDHISGMVFLDRVASNRDLISEREYLRLVSA from the coding sequence ATGCCGATTCTTCGCCAGATCGCCCAACTGGGCCAGCCGGTTCTCCGCCAGGAAACCGCCTGTGTCGGCAACCCGGCCGATCCGCTTATCCAGACCCTGATCGACGACATGCTGGCGACCATGGCCGAGGCCAATGGCGTCGGCATCGCCGCCCCACAGGTCTTCGAGCCGCTGCGCCTGTTCATCGTGGCTTCCCATCCCAATCCCCGCTACCCTCAGGCCCCGGTAATGGCACCCACCGCCATGCTCAATCCGGAGATCCTTTGGCGATCCGATGAGATCGAACAGGGGTGGGAGGGGTGCCTCAGCGTGCCCGGCATCCGCGGCCTGGTGCCGCGCAGCCTGCGCATCGGCGTGCGCTACCTGTCCCGCGGGGGCGGGGTGTGCGAGGAGGAGTTGTCCGGCTTCATCGCCCGCGTCTTCCAGCATGAACACGATCACATCAGCGGCATGGTCTTCCTCGACCGGGTCGCAAGCAACCGTGATCTGATCAGCGAACGGGAGTACCTGCGGCTCGTCTCGGCCTGA
- a CDS encoding DUF3124 domain-containing protein: MKHHPRIALAGLALLLAIFGHSPASAAPSAGEYRLSKGQAVYVPVYSNVFSGPKALPFSLATMLSIRNVDLHHPMRVTAIDYYDTGGKLLRSHLAKPLTLPPLGSTYVYLGEQDTAGGFGASFVVRWDARTAINAPIVECVMIGAKSGQGISFVSPGQVIKENTR, encoded by the coding sequence ATGAAACACCACCCACGTATCGCGCTGGCAGGGCTGGCCCTCCTCCTGGCCATCTTCGGCCACAGCCCAGCCTCGGCCGCCCCCAGTGCGGGCGAATACCGGCTTTCAAAGGGACAGGCCGTGTACGTGCCGGTCTATTCCAATGTCTTCAGCGGGCCGAAAGCGCTGCCTTTCAGTCTGGCGACCATGCTGAGCATCCGGAATGTGGACCTGCACCACCCGATGAGGGTCACCGCCATAGACTACTACGACACCGGCGGCAAATTGCTCCGCTCGCACCTCGCCAAGCCGCTGACGCTGCCGCCGCTGGGCTCCACGTATGTCTACCTGGGAGAGCAGGATACGGCCGGCGGATTCGGGGCCAGTTTCGTCGTCCGCTGGGACGCCCGCACGGCCATCAACGCGCCCATCGTGGAGTGCGTCATGATCGGCGCCAAATCCGGGCAGGGGATCTCCTTTGTCAGTCCGGGGCAGGTGATTAAAGAGAACACGCGCTGA
- the cbiE gene encoding precorrin-6y C5,15-methyltransferase (decarboxylating) subunit CbiE, whose protein sequence is MTQQKIYLVGAGITGWEGFGSKALEIIAKSEVMIGHQRHLDCFPDFAGEKMLFGELSDLLDFLKKTEKRVAILASGDPTFFGVSRFLLRNLAKERIEIFPNVTSMQYAFARIKEPWDDSIFVSVHGRGLQPAVDKIVAAEKACVLTDKNNTPAAIAAELIERGAEGYEAWLCEDLGLPGEKFTKTSVRGLLELPLQPSGLNILILIRTYAPNLTHYPLIGIDDEEFQTSKKLITKQEVRAVTLAKLQLQDDLVLWDVGAGSGSVSIEASNLMPNGRIFAVEQNAQCLAFIRENLKKFTTRNVKLVEGEAPDALDELPDPDRVFIGGSGGHLEEIIITVDSRLKPEGVVVLNAVTLDTLTKSIEFLEDHGFTTEAACVNIAKTRNLTEYKMFEAQNPVYVITARKGNE, encoded by the coding sequence ATGACACAGCAGAAGATCTATCTGGTGGGGGCGGGCATCACGGGCTGGGAGGGGTTCGGCTCCAAGGCGCTGGAGATCATCGCCAAATCCGAGGTGATGATCGGCCACCAGCGGCACCTGGATTGCTTTCCCGATTTCGCCGGCGAAAAGATGCTCTTTGGCGAGCTTTCCGACCTCCTGGATTTTCTGAAAAAGACCGAAAAGCGCGTGGCCATACTGGCTTCGGGCGATCCCACCTTCTTCGGCGTCTCCCGGTTCCTGCTGCGCAACCTGGCCAAGGAGCGCATCGAGATATTCCCCAATGTCACCAGCATGCAGTACGCCTTTGCCCGCATCAAGGAACCGTGGGACGACTCCATCTTCGTGTCGGTGCATGGCCGCGGCCTGCAACCGGCGGTGGACAAGATCGTGGCCGCTGAAAAGGCGTGCGTGCTGACCGACAAGAACAATACCCCGGCCGCCATTGCGGCCGAACTGATCGAACGGGGCGCCGAGGGGTACGAGGCGTGGCTCTGCGAAGACCTGGGGCTGCCGGGAGAGAAGTTCACCAAGACCTCGGTGCGCGGCCTGCTGGAGTTGCCGTTGCAGCCTTCCGGCCTCAATATCCTGATTCTGATCCGGACCTACGCGCCGAATCTCACCCACTACCCCCTGATCGGCATCGACGATGAGGAGTTCCAGACCTCGAAGAAGCTGATCACCAAGCAGGAGGTGCGGGCCGTCACCCTGGCCAAGCTCCAGCTGCAGGACGACCTGGTGCTGTGGGACGTGGGGGCCGGCAGCGGTTCCGTCTCCATCGAGGCGTCCAACCTGATGCCCAATGGCCGTATCTTTGCCGTGGAGCAGAACGCCCAGTGTCTGGCCTTTATCCGGGAAAACCTGAAAAAGTTCACGACCCGCAACGTGAAGCTGGTGGAAGGGGAGGCGCCGGACGCCTTGGACGAACTGCCGGACCCGGACCGGGTCTTCATCGGCGGCTCGGGGGGACACTTGGAGGAGATCATCATTACGGTGGACAGCCGCCTCAAACCGGAGGGGGTGGTGGTGCTGAACGCCGTGACCCTGGATACCCTGACCAAGTCGATCGAGTTTCTGGAAGACCACGGCTTTACGACCGAGGCGGCCTGCGTCAATATCGCCAAGACCCGCAACCTGACCGAGTACAAGATGTTCGAGGCCCAGAATCCGGTCTACGTGATCACCGCCCGCAAGGGGAACGAATAA
- the cobI gene encoding precorrin-2 C(20)-methyltransferase, with protein MATIFAVGVGPGDPELLTRKAERVLRQADTILAPVSNPSEASVALATIRGFLDESRQEVIVHQFPMTSDKARLLHAWQEAAALIAVRAEDGKDVAFVTIGDPLFYSTFIYLQRILREICPHIPIEIVPGISSVNASAAAAGIPLVEADEKMVVIPATAGVEKIAFALARFETVVLLKVKPVFGDILELIRQTGRERSTVFVERVGSDRQKVLTDFAEIAAHAPDYLSLMIIRCSC; from the coding sequence ATGGCCACGATCTTTGCCGTCGGTGTCGGCCCCGGCGATCCCGAGTTGCTGACCCGCAAGGCCGAGCGCGTCCTGCGCCAGGCGGATACGATCCTTGCGCCGGTATCCAATCCTTCAGAGGCCAGCGTCGCCCTGGCGACGATCCGCGGATTTCTGGATGAAAGCCGCCAGGAGGTCATCGTCCACCAGTTTCCCATGACCTCGGACAAGGCCCGCCTGCTGCACGCCTGGCAGGAGGCGGCCGCCCTGATCGCCGTCCGGGCCGAGGACGGCAAGGATGTGGCCTTCGTGACCATCGGCGACCCGCTGTTCTATTCCACCTTTATCTATCTGCAGCGTATCCTGCGGGAGATCTGCCCCCATATCCCCATCGAGATCGTCCCCGGCATCTCCAGTGTCAACGCCTCTGCGGCCGCGGCCGGCATACCGCTGGTGGAGGCCGATGAGAAGATGGTGGTCATCCCCGCCACCGCCGGCGTGGAGAAGATCGCCTTTGCCTTGGCGCGGTTCGAAACGGTCGTGCTGCTCAAGGTCAAGCCGGTCTTCGGGGATATCCTGGAGCTTATCCGGCAGACGGGCCGCGAACGGAGTACCGTTTTTGTGGAACGGGTCGGGAGCGACCGCCAGAAGGTCCTGACCGATTTTGCCGAGATCGCCGCCCATGCGCCCGATTACCTGTCGCTGATGATCATCAGATGTTCCTGCTGA
- a CDS encoding DUF3147 family protein: MFLLKLAAANLLIIACVLLGRRVPSLGGLIAAMPLISLIVLVWLATDRPGDGALIDGYLKGVLWGLLPTCVFFAAAYLCLRKGMGLPAALGMGGVLWLGGALLHQWLLR, encoded by the coding sequence ATGTTCCTGCTGAAGCTTGCCGCCGCCAACCTCCTCATCATCGCCTGCGTACTGCTGGGCAGGCGCGTCCCGTCCCTGGGGGGGCTGATCGCCGCCATGCCGCTCATCAGCCTGATCGTCCTGGTGTGGCTGGCCACGGATCGGCCGGGAGACGGAGCGCTCATCGACGGCTATCTCAAAGGGGTATTGTGGGGGTTGCTGCCCACGTGCGTCTTTTTTGCGGCGGCATACCTCTGTCTGCGGAAGGGGATGGGGCTGCCGGCGGCGCTGGGCATGGGGGGCGTCCTGTGGCTGGGAGGGGCGCTCCTGCACCAATGGCTCTTGCGCTGA
- the metX gene encoding homoserine O-acetyltransferase MetX: protein MSVGIVTAQSRTFESGIRLDSGRLLAPITLVYETYGRLNASRSNAILVEHAWTGDAHLAGKHREEDAKPGWWDAIVGPGRLLDTDRYFVICSNVIGSCHGSTGPTSINPKTGKRYNLAFPVITVRDMVRAQKLLIDALGIEKLFCVMGGSMGGMQALEWATQHPGSVASAIVLATTPRPSPQAISLNAVARWAIFNDPTWRKGEYKHNPKDGLALARGIGHITFLSDESMNTKFGRRFSAKDGQFDFFGQFEVERYLNYNGYNFVDRFDANSFLYLAKALDLYDVALGCESLAEAFAPVAAPVQFFAFTSDWLYPPYQTEEMVECLRGLGKPVEYHLITSAYGHDAFLLEHETFTPLVRDFFSRVEQSGGL from the coding sequence ATGTCCGTCGGCATCGTCACGGCACAATCCAGAACCTTCGAGTCCGGCATCAGGCTGGACAGCGGGCGCCTCCTTGCCCCGATCACGCTTGTGTATGAAACCTACGGCCGCCTCAACGCATCCCGTTCCAACGCCATCCTGGTGGAACACGCCTGGACCGGTGACGCCCACCTGGCGGGCAAACACCGGGAAGAAGACGCCAAACCGGGCTGGTGGGACGCCATCGTCGGGCCGGGGCGCCTGCTGGACACCGACCGCTATTTTGTAATATGCTCCAACGTCATCGGTTCGTGCCACGGCTCCACCGGCCCCACATCCATTAACCCCAAAACCGGCAAACGTTACAACCTCGCCTTTCCGGTCATCACCGTACGCGACATGGTGCGCGCCCAAAAGCTGCTGATCGATGCCCTGGGCATCGAAAAGCTCTTCTGCGTCATGGGGGGGAGCATGGGGGGGATGCAGGCCCTGGAGTGGGCCACCCAGCATCCCGGGAGCGTCGCCTCGGCCATTGTGCTGGCGACGACGCCGCGCCCGTCCCCCCAGGCCATCTCCCTCAACGCCGTGGCCCGCTGGGCCATCTTCAACGACCCTACCTGGCGCAAGGGGGAGTACAAGCACAACCCCAAGGACGGTTTGGCCCTGGCCCGGGGCATCGGCCATATCACGTTCCTGTCGGACGAATCCATGAACACGAAATTCGGCCGGCGTTTCTCGGCCAAGGACGGCCAGTTCGACTTTTTCGGCCAGTTCGAGGTGGAGCGCTACCTGAATTACAACGGCTACAACTTCGTGGACCGCTTCGATGCCAACTCCTTCCTGTACTTGGCCAAGGCGCTGGATCTTTATGACGTGGCCCTGGGGTGTGAATCGCTGGCCGAGGCCTTTGCCCCGGTCGCTGCACCGGTGCAGTTCTTCGCCTTTACCTCCGACTGGCTCTATCCCCCCTACCAGACCGAGGAGATGGTTGAGTGCCTGCGCGGCCTCGGGAAGCCGGTGGAGTATCACCTGATCACCTCCGCGTACGGCCACGACGCCTTCCTGCTGGAACACGAAACCTTTACCCCCCTGGTGCGGGACTTCTTCTCCCGTGTGGAACAAAGCGGGGGATTGTGA
- the ttcA gene encoding tRNA 2-thiocytidine(32) synthetase TtcA has product MMPALDEFKNKGLLRRLRHGVGRAVADFGLIEEGDRIAVAVSGGKDSYTLLLLLEELRRRAPVSFEIVAVNIDSGYPGYRTDVIERFLRENGFTYRMVPTEHFTLIQEKRRPGSSYCSICARFKRGALYTAAQELGCNKLALGHHQDDFIETLLLNQFFVGSLKSMAASMLADNGETVVIRPLVYLPEEDIIRFSREAALPVVCCCCPVCGTADLQRKRMKRLLKEVEKDIPHVKNSLLKAISNVHPRHLLDRRLQVAPPAPCTSVPPGGTDGQQG; this is encoded by the coding sequence ATGATGCCGGCGCTTGACGAATTCAAAAACAAGGGGCTTCTCAGAAGGTTGCGGCATGGGGTCGGCCGGGCCGTTGCCGACTTCGGCCTGATCGAGGAGGGGGACCGTATTGCCGTGGCGGTGTCGGGGGGGAAGGATTCCTATACCCTGCTGCTGTTGTTGGAGGAGTTGCGGCGGCGCGCGCCCGTTTCATTCGAGATCGTGGCGGTCAACATCGATTCCGGGTATCCCGGTTACCGCACGGACGTCATCGAGCGGTTCCTGCGGGAGAACGGGTTCACCTACCGCATGGTGCCCACCGAGCACTTCACCCTGATCCAGGAGAAGCGCCGCCCCGGTTCCTCCTACTGTTCGATCTGCGCACGCTTCAAGCGCGGCGCCCTCTATACGGCGGCCCAGGAGTTGGGCTGCAACAAGCTGGCATTGGGACACCACCAGGACGATTTCATCGAGACCCTGCTCTTGAACCAGTTCTTTGTCGGCTCGCTCAAGTCCATGGCCGCCTCCATGCTGGCGGACAACGGCGAGACTGTGGTGATCAGGCCGCTGGTGTATCTGCCCGAAGAGGATATCATCCGTTTTTCCCGCGAAGCCGCCCTGCCGGTGGTCTGCTGCTGCTGCCCGGTCTGCGGCACCGCCGACCTGCAACGCAAGCGGATGAAACGGCTTCTGAAAGAGGTGGAAAAGGATATCCCCCACGTTAAGAACAGCCTGTTGAAGGCGATTTCAAACGTACACCCCCGCCACCTTCTTGATCGGCGCTTGCAGGTAGCGCCCCCCGCCCCGTGCACGTCCGTCCCGCCTGGCGGCACGGATGGGCAGCAGGGCTGA
- a CDS encoding OmpA family protein, whose product MALKREPEKHPNHERWLVSYGDFITLLFAVFVTLYAMSQTDKKKVEEVMQSLQQSFGMVTAGAPAPKINVIQSKPISIIPTIKPEMSVAPSGRSRSGQARTRAEEKDFRQIKSSIEAYLVKQGAQNKVNLTITRRGLIVSLKEAGFFDSGQAQIKQSAYELLNTIAEVMTQYNNPLRIEGHTDNAPISTAQFPSNWELSTTRATNVLKYLLKYYDAEPEKISATGYGEFRPVADNSTPENRAKNRRVDMVLLSGDGERGEP is encoded by the coding sequence ATGGCACTGAAGCGAGAGCCCGAAAAACATCCGAACCACGAACGCTGGCTCGTTTCCTACGGCGACTTCATCACCCTTTTGTTCGCGGTGTTCGTCACCCTGTATGCCATGTCCCAGACCGACAAGAAAAAGGTCGAGGAGGTCATGCAGTCGCTTCAGCAATCCTTCGGCATGGTCACCGCCGGTGCGCCCGCGCCCAAGATCAACGTCATCCAGTCCAAACCGATCAGCATCATACCGACCATCAAGCCGGAGATGTCCGTTGCCCCATCCGGAAGGTCACGGAGCGGTCAGGCCCGTACCCGAGCCGAGGAGAAGGACTTCCGCCAGATCAAATCTTCCATCGAGGCTTATCTGGTGAAACAGGGCGCCCAAAACAAGGTCAACCTCACCATTACCCGGCGGGGCCTGATCGTCAGCCTCAAGGAGGCAGGCTTTTTCGATTCCGGCCAGGCCCAGATCAAACAGAGCGCCTATGAACTGCTCAACACCATCGCCGAGGTCATGACCCAGTATAACAACCCGCTGCGGATCGAGGGGCATACGGACAACGCCCCCATCAGCACCGCCCAGTTCCCATCCAACTGGGAGCTGTCCACCACCCGCGCCACCAATGTCCTCAAATACCTCCTCAAATACTACGACGCGGAGCCCGAAAAGATCTCCGCCACCGGGTACGGGGAATTCCGCCCGGTCGCGGACAACTCCACACCTGAAAACCGTGCCAAGAACCGTCGCGTGGATATGGTTCTGCTCTCCGGGGATGGCGAGCGCGGCGAGCCCTGA
- a CDS encoding flagellar motor protein, with protein MDIATLIGLLMGFGAVFGGAALEGLHMSALIQPTAALIVLGGTFGATFVSFPLPAIIKAFKDVKNAFLPPKVDHEAVVKDIINYATKARRNGLISLEQEAQSAKDPFIKKGISLVVDGIDPQKLRETLEADIMSYEDHTKHSVEFFESAGGYSPTIGIIGAVLGLIHVMSNLSDTSKLGAGIAVAFVATIYGLMVANIVCIPIGTKLKIRMKEEVLRRVMILEGLIAIQNGENPHFIEQKLKAFVGAH; from the coding sequence ATGGATATAGCAACACTTATAGGTTTGTTAATGGGGTTCGGGGCCGTCTTCGGCGGCGCTGCGTTGGAAGGGCTGCACATGAGCGCCCTGATTCAGCCGACCGCAGCCCTGATCGTTCTTGGTGGCACCTTTGGCGCCACGTTCGTAAGCTTCCCGCTTCCTGCCATCATCAAGGCCTTCAAGGATGTCAAAAACGCCTTCCTCCCCCCCAAGGTCGATCACGAGGCGGTTGTCAAGGACATCATCAACTACGCCACCAAGGCGCGGCGCAACGGCCTCATATCGTTGGAACAGGAGGCACAGTCGGCCAAGGACCCCTTCATCAAGAAGGGGATCTCGCTGGTGGTTGACGGCATTGACCCGCAAAAGCTGCGGGAAACCCTGGAAGCCGACATCATGTCCTACGAAGATCACACCAAACACAGTGTCGAGTTCTTCGAGTCGGCCGGCGGCTACTCACCGACCATCGGTATCATCGGCGCCGTCCTCGGCCTGATCCACGTCATGAGCAACCTGTCCGACACCTCCAAACTGGGGGCAGGCATCGCCGTGGCCTTTGTCGCCACCATCTACGGCCTGATGGTGGCCAACATCGTCTGCATCCCCATCGGCACCAAACTCAAGATCCGCATGAAGGAAGAGGTGCTGCGGCGGGTCATGATCCTTGAGGGGCTGATCGCCATCCAGAACGGCGAGAACCCGCACTTCATCGAACAGAAGCTCAAAGCCTTTGTAGGCGCCCACTAA
- a CDS encoding flagellar FlbD family protein: MIPLTRLDKQVMYVNPDHIVSIEETPDTVITLFNGYHFIVKEPAADIITKVVAFRARIIRRAGGPTGRKYLDKTKKNLFSRATLNRDSSIANRDEHERVPFHSQEF, encoded by the coding sequence ATGATCCCATTGACCCGTCTGGACAAGCAGGTGATGTATGTCAACCCCGACCACATCGTCAGTATCGAGGAGACACCCGATACGGTCATAACACTCTTCAACGGTTACCACTTCATCGTCAAGGAACCCGCTGCCGACATCATCACCAAGGTCGTGGCATTCCGCGCAAGGATCATTCGACGCGCCGGAGGCCCCACCGGCAGGAAGTACCTCGACAAGACGAAAAAGAATCTTTTTAGCAGGGCCACGCTGAACAGAGACAGTTCCATCGCCAATCGCGACGAGCACGAGCGCGTTCCATTTCACAGCCAGGAATTCTAG
- a CDS encoding AAA family ATPase yields the protein MCKKIFIAATGQHCGKTTISLSLMHLARKKYERVGFIKPIGPKCIEYHGLTMDMDAAMVASVYGLDEDAHLMSPMTLTPGSTRKFLDGKIAPETPRMLITGAIRELEQKYDFLIIEGAGHGGVGSVVGANNAQVATMAGAPVLMVTNGGIGNVVDAVELNLALYEREKADVRVVMVNKLLPEKRERSLAYLKKAFGGSDLLVTSAFDYSPVLAHPTLQHVAQMLGLPLKGNPAEKSRICHNIQLGAASSQRVIDHLEESTLLIVTSSRDELIVTASSLHHIPDFKKRLTGLVISGHAPMSLITQQILDDSKIPYIRVEETSSEVFYRLREHVSKIGPDDLEKIELINSTSESYIDFAAIDALL from the coding sequence GTGTGCAAAAAGATATTCATAGCCGCCACCGGGCAGCATTGCGGCAAAACCACCATCAGCCTGTCGCTCATGCATCTGGCCCGCAAAAAATATGAGCGGGTCGGCTTCATCAAGCCGATCGGCCCCAAGTGCATCGAGTACCACGGCCTGACCATGGACATGGATGCGGCCATGGTGGCCAGCGTTTACGGGCTGGATGAGGACGCGCACCTCATGTCGCCCATGACCCTCACGCCCGGTTCGACCAGAAAATTCCTGGACGGCAAGATTGCCCCGGAAACGCCCCGCATGCTTATCACCGGCGCGATTCGCGAGCTTGAGCAGAAATACGATTTTCTGATCATCGAGGGGGCGGGCCACGGTGGCGTCGGATCGGTGGTCGGGGCGAACAACGCCCAGGTGGCGACCATGGCGGGCGCACCGGTGCTCATGGTTACCAACGGCGGCATCGGCAATGTGGTAGACGCCGTGGAGTTGAACCTGGCACTCTACGAGCGGGAAAAAGCCGACGTTCGCGTTGTCATGGTCAACAAGCTGCTGCCGGAAAAGCGCGAACGCTCCCTTGCCTATCTGAAAAAGGCCTTTGGCGGAAGCGACCTGCTGGTGACGAGCGCCTTCGATTACAGCCCGGTCCTGGCCCATCCGACCTTGCAACATGTGGCCCAGATGCTCGGCCTGCCGCTCAAGGGGAACCCCGCAGAGAAAAGCCGCATCTGCCATAATATCCAGTTGGGAGCGGCATCGTCGCAGCGGGTCATCGACCATCTTGAGGAGTCCACGCTGCTTATCGTGACCAGTTCGAGGGATGAGTTGATTGTCACCGCCTCTTCGCTGCACCATATACCGGATTTCAAAAAGCGCCTGACCGGCCTGGTCATCAGCGGGCACGCCCCCATGTCGCTCATCACCCAGCAGATTCTCGACGACAGCAAAATCCCCTATATCCGCGTCGAGGAGACCTCTTCGGAGGTTTTTTACCGCCTCAGGGAGCATGTCTCGAAGATCGGCCCGGATGACCTGGAAAAGATCGAACTGATCAACTCCACCTCTGAAAGCTACATCGACTTTGCGGCTATCGATGCATTGTTGTAA
- a CDS encoding PilZ domain-containing protein, with protein MTEKRIIRRLKKRLTIRFGIDGANRVAFSEDISATGMFIKSANVCPPNSRIRIEFTVDDQLVQVDARVMWAKKVPQNLFHLVKKSGMGVRFLHFQAGEEHFLRFLETA; from the coding sequence ATGACCGAAAAGAGGATTATACGGCGGCTCAAAAAGCGTTTAACGATCCGTTTCGGCATCGACGGCGCCAACCGTGTGGCATTCAGCGAGGATATATCGGCAACCGGCATGTTCATCAAAAGCGCCAATGTCTGCCCGCCCAACAGCAGAATCAGGATCGAATTTACTGTCGATGACCAGCTGGTTCAGGTTGATGCCCGGGTCATGTGGGCAAAGAAAGTGCCGCAAAACCTCTTCCACCTGGTCAAGAAAAGCGGCATGGGGGTGCGTTTTTTACATTTTCAGGCCGGCGAAGAGCACTTCCTCCGGTTTCTTGAAACGGCATAA